A window of Paenibacillus polygoni contains these coding sequences:
- the gap gene encoding type I glyceraldehyde-3-phosphate dehydrogenase: protein MVKVGINGFGRIGRNVFRAALNNSDVEIVAINDLTDVSTLAHLLKYDTTHGRLDATVEHKEGALIVNGKEVKVFAERNPENLPWGQHGVEIVVESTGIFTAKEKAEAHLKGGAKKVIISAPATNEDITIVMGVNEEQYDPANHTVISNASCTTNCLAPFAKVLDESFGIVKGMMTTVHSYTNDQQVLDLPHKDLRRARAAAENIIPSTTGAAKAVSLVLPQLKGKLNGMAMRVPTKNVSVTDLVVELNKNVTVDEVNAALKEAANGPLKGIMNFSEEPLVSSDYNSDPASSTIDSLSTMVVGDNMVKVVSWYDNEWGYSNRVVDLAAFIAKKGL from the coding sequence ATGGTAAAAGTAGGTATTAACGGTTTTGGACGTATTGGACGTAACGTATTCCGCGCAGCACTTAACAACAGCGATGTGGAAATCGTAGCAATCAACGATTTGACAGACGTAAGCACTTTGGCTCACTTGCTTAAATACGACACAACTCATGGTCGTCTGGATGCAACTGTTGAACATAAAGAGGGCGCTCTTATCGTAAACGGCAAAGAAGTAAAAGTATTTGCTGAGCGTAACCCTGAAAACTTGCCTTGGGGACAACACGGCGTTGAAATCGTTGTTGAATCCACTGGTATCTTCACAGCAAAAGAAAAAGCAGAAGCTCACCTTAAAGGCGGAGCTAAAAAAGTTATCATCTCTGCACCAGCTACAAACGAAGATATTACAATCGTTATGGGTGTTAACGAAGAGCAATATGACCCAGCTAACCACACTGTAATTTCTAACGCTTCTTGTACTACAAACTGCTTGGCGCCTTTCGCTAAAGTTCTTGACGAGTCCTTCGGAATCGTTAAAGGTATGATGACAACTGTTCACTCTTACACTAACGACCAACAAGTACTTGACCTGCCGCACAAAGACCTTCGTCGTGCTCGTGCAGCTGCTGAGAACATCATTCCTTCTACAACTGGTGCAGCAAAAGCAGTTAGCCTTGTATTGCCACAACTGAAAGGTAAACTGAACGGTATGGCTATGCGCGTTCCTACTAAGAACGTATCCGTTACTGACCTTGTAGTTGAACTGAACAAAAACGTAACTGTTGATGAAGTAAACGCAGCTTTGAAAGAAGCAGCTAACGGCCCGCTTAAAGGAATCATGAACTTCTCCGAAGAGCCGCTTGTATCTAGCGACTACAACAGCGATCCAGCTTCTTCCACTATCGACAGCCTGTCCACTATGGTAGTTGGCGATAACATGGTTAAAGTTGTATCTTGGTACGACAACGAGTGGGGTTACTCCAACCGTGTTGTTGACCTTGCTGCTTTCATCGCTAAAAAAGGTCTGTAA